One region of Acidimicrobiales bacterium genomic DNA includes:
- the miaB gene encoding tRNA (N6-isopentenyl adenosine(37)-C2)-methylthiotransferase MiaB, with protein MSARTYAVRTFGCQMNEHDSERIVGLLEADGLRPAESPDDADVIVLNTCCIRENADNKLYGHLGHLKSLKDRNPELQIMVGGCLAQKDRDGIVARAPHVDVVFGTHNVGRAAELLREQQSGSAGSLVEILDEAASDDRATFPSALQVQRELPYASWLTIQVGCDNSCAFCIVPAVRGREISRPFAELVAEVEGLAADGVTEVTLLGQNVNSYGRDLMLERRQAGDRDAKVRPLFADLLRAVGAVDGIRRVRYTSPHPKDLRPETIAAMAETPAVCEHLHLPLQAGSDRVLAAMHRGYTAERYLRRLEAARAAMPDLAVTTDIIVGFPGETDADFERTLEVVAEAAYDSAYTFIFSPRPGTEAAERTDEFVPSEVTAERFERLRVVVERSALARHRDRIGRVEEALVEGPSRKDATVTSGRTRQNKLVHFRSGSTLRPGSYVDVQVTTAAPHHLTGELLGVTAPATHKTRIPVAVV; from the coding sequence ATGAGCGCCAGGACCTACGCCGTGCGCACCTTCGGGTGCCAGATGAACGAGCATGATTCCGAGCGGATCGTGGGGTTGCTCGAGGCCGACGGGCTGCGTCCCGCGGAGTCGCCCGACGACGCCGACGTGATCGTGCTCAACACCTGCTGCATCCGGGAGAACGCCGACAACAAGCTCTACGGCCACCTCGGTCACCTCAAGTCGCTGAAGGACCGCAACCCCGAGCTGCAGATCATGGTCGGCGGGTGCCTGGCCCAGAAGGACCGCGACGGCATCGTCGCCCGGGCGCCGCACGTCGACGTGGTGTTCGGCACCCACAACGTGGGCCGGGCCGCCGAGCTGCTGCGTGAGCAGCAGTCCGGGAGCGCGGGGTCGCTGGTCGAGATCCTCGACGAGGCGGCGAGCGACGATCGGGCCACCTTCCCGAGCGCCCTGCAGGTCCAGCGCGAGCTGCCCTACGCCAGCTGGCTGACGATCCAGGTGGGCTGCGACAACTCGTGCGCCTTCTGCATCGTCCCGGCGGTGCGGGGGCGGGAGATCAGCCGGCCGTTCGCCGAGCTGGTCGCCGAGGTCGAGGGGCTGGCCGCCGACGGTGTCACCGAGGTGACGCTGCTGGGCCAGAACGTCAACAGCTACGGCCGCGACCTGATGCTGGAGCGCCGCCAGGCCGGCGACCGCGACGCCAAGGTGCGTCCGTTGTTCGCCGACCTGCTGCGGGCGGTCGGCGCCGTCGACGGCATCCGGCGGGTGCGCTACACCAGCCCGCACCCCAAGGACCTGCGGCCGGAGACGATCGCGGCGATGGCGGAGACGCCGGCGGTGTGCGAACACCTCCACCTGCCGCTCCAGGCCGGCAGCGACCGGGTGCTGGCGGCGATGCACCGGGGCTACACGGCCGAGCGCTACCTCCGGAGGCTCGAGGCGGCCCGGGCGGCGATGCCCGACCTGGCCGTCACCACCGACATCATCGTCGGCTTCCCGGGCGAGACCGACGCCGACTTCGAGCGCACCCTCGAGGTAGTGGCCGAGGCGGCCTACGACAGCGCCTACACCTTCATCTTCAGCCCCCGTCCCGGCACCGAGGCGGCCGAGCGCACCGACGAGTTCGTCCCGTCGGAGGTGACCGCCGAGCGGTTCGAGCGCCTGCGGGTGGTGGTCGAGCGCTCGGCGCTGGCCCGCCATCGGGACCGGATCGGCCGGGTGGAGGAAGCCCTGGTGGAGGGCCCGTCCCGCAAGGATGCGACGGTCACCTCCGGCCGCACCCGCCAGAACAAGCTGGTCCACTTCCGCTCCGGATCGACCCTCCGTCCCGGCAGCTACGTCGACGTCCAGGTCACCACCGCCGCCCCCCACCACCTCACCGGGGAGCTCCTCGGGGTGACCGCACCAGCGACCCACAAGACCCGCATCCCCGTCGCTGTTGTCTGA
- the miaA gene encoding tRNA (adenosine(37)-N6)-dimethylallyltransferase MiaA has protein sequence MSDAPTHLALVGTTASGKSALGLALARRDPRLEIVSVDSMQVYRGMDVGTAKPTAAEQAEVRHHLLDLADPWDEFTVTRFQQAFRDALADIEARGRRALLVGGTGLYLRAVVDDLTIPGRYPEARAELEAEPDTVALYARLQQLDPAAAARMEPGNRRRVVRALEVTLGSGAPFSSFGPGLEAYPPTPFRLLGVELPSETVAARITARYADQLAAGFVDEVRRLAADPRGLSRTARQALGYRELLAHVEEGVDLDEAVDLAVGRTRKFARRQRSWFRRDPRIEWLRADDPTTLREPLAALVLANSPPTTPPSPQAGSAAPTP, from the coding sequence TTGTCTGACGCCCCGACCCACCTGGCGCTGGTCGGGACGACGGCGTCGGGGAAGTCGGCGCTGGGTCTCGCCCTCGCCCGTCGTGATCCGCGCCTCGAGATCGTCTCGGTCGACTCGATGCAGGTGTACCGGGGGATGGACGTCGGCACGGCCAAGCCGACCGCGGCGGAGCAGGCCGAGGTGCGCCACCACCTGCTCGACCTGGCCGACCCGTGGGACGAGTTCACGGTCACCCGCTTCCAGCAGGCCTTCCGGGACGCGCTGGCCGACATCGAGGCCCGCGGCCGGCGGGCCCTGCTGGTCGGCGGCACCGGCCTCTACCTGCGAGCGGTGGTCGACGACCTCACCATCCCGGGCCGCTACCCCGAGGCGCGCGCCGAGCTGGAGGCCGAGCCCGACACCGTGGCCCTCTACGCCCGCCTCCAGCAGCTCGACCCCGCGGCCGCCGCCCGCATGGAGCCCGGCAACCGCCGCCGGGTCGTCCGGGCCCTGGAGGTGACGCTCGGCAGCGGCGCCCCGTTCTCGTCGTTCGGCCCCGGCCTGGAGGCCTACCCGCCCACGCCGTTCCGGCTCCTCGGCGTCGAGCTGCCCAGCGAGACCGTCGCCGCCCGCATCACCGCCCGGTACGCCGACCAGCTGGCCGCCGGCTTCGTCGACGAGGTCCGCCGCCTGGCCGCCGACCCCCGGGGCCTGTCGCGCACCGCCCGCCAGGCCCTCGGCTACCGCGAGCTGCTCGCCCACGTCGAGGAGGGCGTCGATCTCGACGAGGCCGTCGACCTGGCCGTCGGCCGCACCCGCAAGTTCGCCCGCCGCCAGCGGTCGTGGTTCCGGCGCGACCCCCGCATCGAGTGGCTGCGCGCCGACGACCCCACGACCCTGCGGGAACCGCTCGCGGCCCTCGTCCTGGCAAACTCCCCGCCAACCACCCCGCCATCGCCCCAAGCGGGGTCGGCTGCGCCGACGCCGTAG
- the dapF gene encoding diaminopimelate epimerase, producing the protein MRLTKHHGLGNDFLVLLDRSGLHPVAADLARAVCDRYRGIGADGLIRAVRPGTGPDPEPPDAVMELLNADGSRAEMSGNGIRCLVQAMVLEGWVEPKSDGPTQVAVLTDAGLRSVVVQQAIDATTHLITVDMGPVRFDRREASWVGGPFVRSAWADLGNPHLVLEVDRGQAFDAIDLVGMGERVNAGTPGGANVHLLIPGPGDDAVTIRTYERGVGPTQACGTGACASAAVANAWGLVGRHVDVHQPGGVAEVRLGATVELTGPATVIAAIDYPYTRPAAG; encoded by the coding sequence ATGCGGCTCACCAAGCACCACGGGCTGGGCAACGACTTCCTCGTCCTCCTCGACCGGTCGGGCCTCCACCCCGTCGCCGCCGACCTGGCCCGGGCCGTGTGCGACCGCTACCGCGGCATCGGCGCCGACGGCCTGATCAGGGCCGTCCGCCCCGGCACGGGCCCCGACCCCGAGCCGCCCGACGCCGTGATGGAGCTGCTCAACGCCGACGGCTCCCGCGCCGAGATGAGCGGCAACGGCATCCGCTGCCTGGTGCAGGCGATGGTGCTCGAGGGCTGGGTCGAGCCCAAGTCCGACGGCCCCACCCAGGTCGCCGTGCTCACCGACGCCGGCCTGCGCAGCGTGGTCGTCCAGCAGGCGATCGATGCCACAACCCACCTGATCACGGTCGACATGGGGCCGGTGCGCTTCGACCGGCGGGAGGCGAGCTGGGTCGGCGGTCCGTTCGTGCGCAGCGCCTGGGCCGACCTGGGCAACCCCCACCTGGTGCTGGAGGTCGACCGGGGCCAGGCGTTCGACGCCATCGACCTGGTCGGCATGGGCGAGCGGGTCAACGCCGGCACTCCCGGCGGCGCCAACGTCCACCTGCTCATCCCCGGCCCCGGCGACGACGCCGTCACCATCCGCACCTACGAGCGGGGCGTCGGGCCCACGCAGGCGTGCGGCACCGGGGCGTGCGCGTCGGCGGCGGTCGCCAACGCCTGGGGCCTGGTGGGCCGGCACGTGGACGTGCACCAGCCGGGCGGGGTCGCCGAGGTGCGGCTCGGGGCGACCGTCGAGCTGACCGGCCCGGCCACCGTGATCGCCGCCATCGACTACCCCTACACCCGCCCGGCCGCGGGATAA
- the hflX gene encoding GTPase HflX, which yields MSLIERSFREKIVLVGVTLPPDTAEKTEASLDELSLLVDTAGADEVGRLMQRRNAPDPPTYVGKGKAEELKELALATDCDTVVFDNELTPAQQFNLEKLLGRTAIDRTAVILDIFAQNAHSQEGKAQVELAQLRYRLPRLRGRGKALSQQAGGMSAGGGARIGTRGPGETQLEVDRRRLVRRVHKLEAELREVDRHRDTQRKAQRTGALPRAVIVGYTNAGKSTLLNRLTDAGVLVEDRLFATLDATTRRLDLPGGERVLLTDTVGFIRKLPHQLVEAFKSTLAVAVDADLLVHVVDASAPDPAGNIEAVRSVLGEIGAADVPELMAFNKADLAPDAAERLVDRWPGSVAFSATTGDGVDVLVRTVGDRLRALTRVVELVIPYERGDLLAAVHRGGEVLSESPGEGGMYIRGRFDEATVGRLGEFVTNA from the coding sequence ATGTCACTGATCGAGCGGTCGTTTCGCGAGAAGATCGTCCTGGTCGGTGTCACCCTCCCGCCCGACACGGCCGAGAAGACCGAGGCATCGCTCGACGAGCTGTCCCTCCTGGTCGACACGGCCGGTGCCGACGAGGTGGGTCGCCTCATGCAGCGCCGCAACGCGCCCGACCCGCCCACCTACGTGGGCAAGGGCAAGGCCGAGGAGCTCAAGGAGCTGGCGCTGGCCACCGACTGCGACACCGTGGTGTTCGACAACGAGCTCACGCCGGCGCAGCAGTTCAACCTGGAGAAGCTGCTCGGCCGCACGGCCATCGACCGCACCGCGGTGATCCTCGACATCTTCGCCCAGAACGCCCACAGCCAGGAGGGCAAGGCGCAGGTCGAGCTGGCCCAGCTGCGCTACCGGCTGCCGCGCCTGCGAGGGCGGGGCAAGGCGCTGTCGCAGCAGGCCGGCGGCATGTCGGCGGGCGGCGGCGCCCGCATCGGCACCCGCGGCCCCGGCGAGACCCAGCTCGAGGTCGACCGGCGGCGGCTCGTACGTCGGGTCCACAAGCTCGAGGCCGAGCTGCGCGAGGTCGACCGTCACCGTGACACCCAGCGCAAGGCGCAGCGCACCGGCGCCCTGCCGCGGGCGGTGATCGTCGGCTACACGAACGCCGGCAAGTCGACGCTGCTCAACCGGCTCACCGACGCGGGCGTCCTCGTCGAGGACCGCCTGTTCGCCACGCTCGACGCCACCACCCGTCGTCTCGACCTGCCCGGCGGCGAGCGCGTGCTGCTCACCGACACCGTCGGCTTCATCCGCAAGCTGCCGCACCAGCTGGTGGAGGCGTTCAAGTCGACGTTGGCCGTCGCCGTCGACGCCGACCTGCTGGTCCACGTGGTCGATGCCTCGGCACCCGACCCGGCCGGCAACATCGAGGCCGTCCGCTCCGTCCTCGGCGAGATCGGTGCGGCCGACGTTCCCGAGCTGATGGCGTTCAACAAGGCCGACCTGGCGCCGGACGCCGCCGAGCGCCTGGTGGACCGGTGGCCGGGCTCGGTGGCGTTCAGCGCCACCACCGGCGACGGCGTCGACGTGCTGGTCCGCACCGTCGGCGACCGGCTGCGGGCGCTCACCCGGGTGGTCGAGCTGGTGATCCCCTACGAGCGGGGCGACCTGCTGGCCGCGGTGCACCGTGGGGGAGAGGTGCTGTCCGAAAGCCCTGGTGAAGGTGGTATGTACATACGGGGTCGCTTCGACGAGGCGACGGTCGGGCGCTTGGGTGAGTTCGTGACCAACGCCTGA
- a CDS encoding GlsB/YeaQ/YmgE family stress response membrane protein, translating to MLWSLITFLVLGVIAGYIARLLVPGEDPLSLPLTAALGVVGSFVGGFLGRIIFDSGDGIIQPSGIIGSVIGAVIVLMIYNFFDGEKRANA from the coding sequence GTGCTCTGGTCACTGATCACGTTCCTGGTCCTCGGCGTCATCGCCGGCTACATCGCCCGACTGCTCGTCCCCGGCGAGGACCCGCTGTCGTTGCCGCTGACCGCGGCGCTGGGCGTCGTCGGGTCGTTCGTGGGCGGCTTCCTCGGTCGGATCATCTTCGACTCCGGCGACGGCATCATCCAGCCCAGCGGGATCATCGGCTCGGTGATCGGCGCCGTCATCGTGCTGATGATCTACAACTTCTTCGACGGCGAGAAGCGCGCCAACGCTTGA